One stretch of Clavibacter californiensis DNA includes these proteins:
- the yidC gene encoding membrane protein insertase YidC — protein sequence MDFLGTILWPIKWVIELILVGFHTLWTTLGLDPDNGATWVLSIVGLVLVVRAALIPIFVRQIKNQRRMMEVAPQLKKIQDKYKGKRDQFSREAMSRETMALYKDTGTNPLSSCLPLLLQMPIFFSLYSVLHRAAVEELPGIGLLNEQLSRSFGESSFLGAPLQSAISTANGNVTVIVIATTMVILMSASQFITQLQIMAKNMSEETKASPMFKQQRILLYILPLVFAVSGIAFPLGVMFYWLVSNFWTMGQQFLVIRNMPTPGSEAARAREARLARKGKLVAPEPTSESSTIVVEERKPAQRQQPVSKNRAKKQAGSKSR from the coding sequence ATGGACTTCCTCGGAACGATCCTGTGGCCGATCAAGTGGGTCATCGAACTCATCCTGGTCGGCTTCCACACGCTGTGGACCACCCTCGGGCTGGACCCCGACAACGGCGCCACCTGGGTGCTCTCGATCGTGGGTCTCGTGCTCGTGGTCCGTGCTGCGCTCATCCCGATCTTCGTCCGGCAGATCAAGAACCAGCGCCGCATGATGGAGGTCGCGCCGCAGCTGAAGAAGATCCAGGACAAGTACAAGGGCAAGCGCGACCAGTTCTCCCGCGAGGCCATGTCCCGCGAGACCATGGCCCTGTACAAGGACACCGGCACCAACCCGCTGAGCAGCTGCCTCCCCCTGCTCCTGCAGATGCCGATCTTCTTCTCGCTCTACTCCGTGCTCCATCGTGCGGCGGTGGAGGAGCTCCCGGGCATCGGTCTCCTGAACGAGCAGCTCTCGCGTTCTTTCGGTGAGTCGTCGTTCCTCGGCGCTCCCCTCCAGTCGGCCATCTCCACGGCCAACGGCAACGTCACCGTGATCGTCATCGCGACCACGATGGTCATCCTCATGAGCGCTTCGCAGTTCATCACGCAGCTGCAGATCATGGCGAAGAACATGTCCGAGGAGACGAAGGCCAGCCCGATGTTCAAGCAGCAGCGCATCCTGCTCTACATCCTGCCGCTGGTGTTCGCCGTGTCCGGCATAGCGTTCCCCCTCGGCGTGATGTTCTACTGGCTGGTCTCGAACTTCTGGACGATGGGACAGCAGTTCCTCGTCATCCGCAACATGCCGACTCCCGGTAGTGAGGCGGCGCGTGCCCGTGAGGCCCGACTGGCGCGCAAGGGCAAGCTGGTCGCCCCTGAGCCGACGTCGGAGTCGTCGACCATCGTCGTGGAGGAGCGCAAGCCGGCACAGCGTCAGCAGCCGGTGAGCAAGAACCGTGCCAAGAAGCAGGCGGGATCCAAGAGCCGATGA
- the rsmG gene encoding 16S rRNA (guanine(527)-N(7))-methyltransferase RsmG → MPDQIIIESEPTVAKSMFGDRLDVAREFVAQLGRRGEELGLIGPLEPPRLWSRHVINSVLVAPLLRPGLVGDVGTGAGLPGLVLAIARPDVEFVLIEPMERRVVWLEEQVAHLALDNVRVRRARAEEVAQEFSLDQVTARAVSAFAKLIPLTVPLVKTGGELVLMKGSNAEREVEAAHKAIRKYHLEDVEVLTLGSGQVDEVTRVIRARVA, encoded by the coding sequence ATGCCTGATCAGATCATCATCGAGTCGGAGCCGACGGTGGCGAAATCGATGTTCGGAGACCGCCTGGACGTGGCGCGCGAATTCGTCGCTCAGCTCGGTCGGCGCGGAGAGGAGCTCGGGCTCATCGGGCCCCTCGAGCCCCCGCGACTCTGGTCTCGACACGTCATCAACTCCGTGCTGGTCGCGCCGCTTCTACGCCCTGGACTCGTCGGTGATGTCGGAACCGGCGCGGGGCTGCCTGGGCTGGTGCTCGCTATCGCACGACCAGACGTGGAGTTCGTCCTCATCGAGCCCATGGAGCGCCGCGTCGTCTGGCTCGAAGAGCAGGTGGCACATCTGGCCCTCGACAATGTACGTGTTCGACGAGCTCGCGCGGAGGAAGTGGCTCAGGAGTTCAGTCTCGATCAGGTGACAGCACGGGCCGTGAGTGCGTTCGCGAAGCTGATCCCCCTCACTGTGCCTCTCGTGAAGACCGGGGGAGAGCTCGTGCTGATGAAGGGGTCCAACGCGGAGCGCGAGGTCGAGGCTGCCCACAAGGCCATTCGCAAGTACCACCTGGAGGATGTCGAGGTGCTGACGCTCGGCTCGGGACAAGTCGATGAGGTCACGCGAGTGATCCGAGCGCGAGTCGCATGA
- a CDS encoding ParB/RepB/Spo0J family partition protein, with the protein MATKRTGLGRGIGALIPTSDERSRPVDVFFPDSIGAGAPSGVQGESQGRGEPELVAVPGARLANLDPADITPNAQQPRTDFRQDELQELMVSIREYGVLQPIVVRPLGADADGRARYELVMGERRLRATKELGLDTIPAVIKDTADESMLRDALLENLHRSELNPLEEASAYQQLLADFAITQDELAQRLGRSRPQITNTIRLLRLPEDVQHRVAAGVLSAGHARAILSSGDEDAMRHLAEKIVNEDLSVRAAEAAAQRGQRISKPRKSASSARNAHLDDTAQRIGDHLNTSVRVTMSAQKGQIVIDFATVGDLTRIAQEMGVPDADAN; encoded by the coding sequence ATGGCAACCAAGAGAACCGGCCTGGGTCGCGGCATCGGCGCGCTCATCCCCACATCCGATGAGCGCAGCAGGCCCGTCGACGTCTTCTTCCCGGACAGCATCGGTGCGGGTGCGCCGAGCGGTGTGCAAGGTGAATCGCAGGGACGGGGCGAGCCGGAGCTCGTCGCTGTCCCCGGGGCGCGCCTGGCCAACCTCGATCCCGCGGACATCACCCCGAACGCGCAGCAGCCGCGCACTGACTTCCGCCAGGACGAGCTCCAGGAGCTCATGGTCTCGATCCGGGAGTACGGGGTGCTCCAGCCGATCGTGGTGCGCCCGCTCGGCGCCGACGCGGACGGCCGCGCCCGCTATGAGCTCGTGATGGGGGAGCGTCGTCTCCGGGCCACCAAGGAGCTCGGACTGGACACCATCCCGGCCGTCATCAAGGACACCGCCGACGAGTCCATGCTGCGGGACGCACTGCTGGAGAACCTGCACCGGTCGGAGCTGAATCCCCTCGAGGAGGCCAGCGCCTACCAGCAGCTGTTGGCCGACTTCGCCATCACCCAGGACGAGCTCGCGCAGCGCCTCGGACGGTCGCGGCCGCAGATCACCAACACGATCCGCCTGCTCCGTCTACCCGAGGACGTGCAGCATCGCGTCGCGGCCGGCGTCCTGTCTGCGGGGCATGCGCGCGCGATCCTGTCGTCCGGAGACGAGGACGCCATGCGGCACCTCGCCGAGAAGATCGTCAACGAGGATCTCTCCGTGAGGGCGGCTGAGGCTGCCGCCCAACGGGGACAACGGATCAGCAAGCCGCGCAAGTCCGCCAGCTCGGCGCGCAACGCGCATCTGGACGACACGGCCCAGCGCATAGGGGACCACCTCAACACGAGCGTGCGCGTGACCATGTCAGCCCAGAAGGGCCAGATCGTCATCGACTTCGCGACGGTGGGGGATCTGACGCGCATCGCCCAGGAGATGGGCGTCCCGGACGCGGACGCCAACTGA
- the yidD gene encoding membrane protein insertion efficiency factor YidD, with translation MKRVLTSVVLVPRNAAIAVIGLYRRVVSPLYGDVCRYYPSCSAYGLEAVQEHGLVHGGALAAWRVCRCHPWAEGGIDDVPARRVQHYRRTRLGFVVAPSHGKG, from the coding sequence TCCTGGTGCCCCGGAACGCGGCCATCGCCGTGATCGGCCTCTATCGGCGCGTCGTATCCCCTCTGTACGGGGACGTGTGCAGGTACTACCCGTCGTGCTCGGCCTACGGCCTCGAGGCTGTGCAGGAGCACGGGCTCGTCCACGGAGGCGCCCTCGCCGCGTGGCGGGTGTGCCGGTGCCACCCCTGGGCGGAAGGCGGCATCGACGACGTCCCCGCTCGTCGGGTCCAGCATTACCGGCGTACGAGGCTCGGATTCGTCGTCGCACCCAGCCACGGAAAGGGCTAA
- a CDS encoding ParA family protein gives MDEDLSPIARELSETSRRRKALAGLVLPRPTRTRVFTIANQKGGVGKTTSTVNLAAALAKAGSRTLVIDLDPQGNASTALGADRSSDLMSVYDVLVNDVAIEKVVQPSPEFDTLFCVPATIHLAGAEIELVNLPHRERRLRNALDAFLASDSGRDFDYVLIDCPPSLGLLTINAFSAAREVLIPIQCEYYALEGLSQLLSNIELIAQHLNPELAMSTILLTMYDGRTNLAQQVAAEVREHFPQQTLTTLIPRSVRISEAPSYGQSVISYDPNSPGALSYLEAAAEIAHRGART, from the coding sequence ATGGATGAAGACCTGAGTCCTATCGCTCGCGAACTCTCCGAGACGAGTCGACGACGGAAAGCCCTCGCGGGTCTCGTTCTCCCACGCCCGACACGCACTCGGGTCTTCACGATCGCCAACCAGAAGGGCGGGGTCGGGAAGACCACGTCAACCGTGAACCTCGCCGCTGCACTCGCGAAGGCTGGCTCGCGCACGCTGGTCATCGACCTGGATCCGCAGGGGAACGCATCGACAGCGCTCGGTGCAGACCGATCAAGCGACCTCATGAGCGTGTATGACGTGCTCGTCAATGATGTCGCCATAGAGAAGGTCGTACAGCCCAGCCCAGAATTCGACACTCTCTTCTGCGTGCCGGCGACGATCCATCTCGCAGGAGCTGAGATCGAGCTCGTGAACCTCCCTCACCGTGAACGTCGGCTTCGGAATGCCCTCGACGCCTTCTTGGCATCGGACAGCGGGCGCGACTTCGACTACGTCCTGATCGACTGCCCGCCGTCACTCGGGCTGCTCACGATCAACGCGTTCAGCGCCGCCAGAGAGGTGCTGATCCCCATCCAGTGCGAGTACTACGCACTCGAGGGCCTCAGCCAGCTGCTCTCGAACATCGAGCTGATCGCGCAGCACCTGAACCCCGAGCTGGCGATGTCCACCATCCTGCTGACCATGTACGACGGGCGTACGAACCTCGCTCAACAGGTCGCGGCTGAAGTGCGTGAGCACTTCCCTCAGCAGACCCTCACGACGCTCATCCCACGGTCCGTCCGCATCAGCGAGGCACCCAGCTACGGCCAGAGCGTCATCAGCTACGACCCCAACTCACCTGGCGCTCTCTCCTACTTGGAGGCAGCAGCCGAGATCGCACACCGAGGAGCCCGGACATAA
- a CDS encoding D-alanine--D-alanine ligase family protein, which produces MTAHEPLSVLVLAGGISHERDVSLRSGRRVADALRAAGVQASLRDPDATLLDFLRETPPAVVWPVLHGASGEDGALLGLLELAGVPYVGSSARSARLAWDKPTAKAIAESAGIRTPRSVTLPKDTFRELGAAAVLRLVTEAVPAPYAVKPARGGSAQGVTIVTDPGSLPRAMVDAYTYGDVALIEQLVEGTEVAIGVLDTGAGPEALPATEIVPTSGVYGYEARYNAGLTRFFTPARISSEANAAASAAAIGIHRALGIGQMSRVDIIIDAAGEPWFIEVNVIPGLTETSLLPQGLAAAGVEVGDLYRRLAEAARAASSAP; this is translated from the coding sequence ATGACCGCACACGAGCCTCTCTCCGTCCTCGTCCTCGCGGGCGGGATCTCCCATGAGCGTGACGTGTCGCTCCGCAGCGGTCGCCGCGTGGCCGATGCCCTGCGCGCGGCCGGTGTCCAGGCGTCCCTCCGCGATCCCGACGCCACCCTCCTCGACTTCCTCCGGGAAACCCCTCCCGCCGTCGTCTGGCCGGTCCTCCACGGGGCCAGCGGCGAGGACGGCGCGCTCCTCGGGCTGCTCGAGCTCGCGGGCGTCCCCTACGTCGGATCCTCAGCACGATCCGCACGGCTCGCATGGGACAAGCCGACCGCGAAGGCGATCGCCGAGTCAGCGGGCATCCGCACGCCGCGATCCGTGACCCTGCCCAAGGACACGTTCCGCGAGCTCGGCGCGGCTGCCGTCCTGCGCCTCGTCACCGAGGCCGTGCCCGCCCCGTACGCCGTCAAGCCGGCCCGCGGCGGCTCGGCACAGGGGGTCACGATCGTCACCGATCCGGGCTCCCTGCCGCGGGCGATGGTGGACGCCTACACATACGGGGACGTCGCCCTCATCGAGCAGCTCGTCGAGGGCACCGAGGTCGCGATCGGCGTCCTCGACACCGGCGCCGGCCCCGAGGCGCTGCCCGCGACCGAGATCGTGCCCACATCCGGCGTGTACGGCTACGAGGCGCGCTACAACGCGGGTCTGACGCGCTTCTTCACTCCCGCGCGCATCTCCTCCGAGGCGAACGCGGCAGCATCGGCGGCCGCCATCGGGATCCACCGCGCTCTCGGCATCGGGCAGATGTCACGAGTGGACATCATCATCGACGCCGCGGGCGAGCCCTGGTTCATCGAGGTCAACGTCATCCCCGGTCTCACCGAGACGTCGTTGCTCCCGCAGGGGCTCGCCGCTGCCGGGGTCGAAGTGGGCGATCTCTACCGCCGCCTCGCCGAGGCTGCGCGGGCAGCCTCTTCCGCCCCCTGA
- a CDS encoding Jag family protein, with the protein MTDVESEAVVVPDAGGVDGVSEASEPEKIAVDGGADAVDEGDIAADYIEELLDICDLDGDIDIDQRGGRAYVSVDAADSQDLRLLSNPETVTALQELTRLAVQNKTGVFSRLILDVGGSRDARQVELAQLVDRAIERIAAGSATASLPPMSSYERKLVHDIVAERGYTSESEGEGRDRHTVITKS; encoded by the coding sequence ATGACCGACGTGGAGAGCGAGGCTGTGGTCGTGCCCGATGCAGGTGGCGTCGACGGTGTGTCGGAGGCATCCGAGCCCGAGAAAATCGCGGTCGATGGCGGCGCTGATGCCGTCGACGAGGGCGACATAGCGGCTGATTACATCGAGGAGCTCCTCGACATCTGCGACCTGGACGGTGACATCGACATCGATCAGCGCGGTGGGCGTGCATACGTCTCCGTCGACGCGGCGGATTCCCAGGACCTGCGCCTGCTGTCGAATCCGGAGACCGTGACGGCGCTCCAGGAGCTGACCCGACTCGCGGTCCAGAACAAGACGGGCGTGTTCAGCCGTCTGATCCTCGACGTCGGCGGCTCTCGAGACGCGCGTCAGGTCGAGCTCGCCCAGCTCGTCGACCGTGCCATCGAGCGGATCGCCGCCGGATCGGCGACTGCCTCCCTGCCGCCCATGTCGTCGTATGAGCGGAAGCTCGTGCACGACATCGTGGCCGAGCGGGGTTACACCTCGGAGTCCGAGGGTGAGGGGCGCGACCGTCATACGGTGATCACGAAGTCGTGA